Proteins from one Staphylococcus sp. IVB6214 genomic window:
- a CDS encoding FtsW/RodA/SpoVE family cell cycle protein — protein MNRIKNFFRYILGTSKYIDFPLLLTYIALCLIGLTMVYSASMVPATRGTLTGGIAVSGTYFYMRQLIYVIVGFSIVFFMAYIMDIRILKNRNVQQGMMAVLLLLLFATLVFGSEINGSKSWLNLGFMNLQASELLKVGIILYVPYIIDRKWIQIQQNPKVVYGPLFFVGFIIVLVLFQKDVGQTMLLTAILICIFIYTGIGMKNILRLLSAPFLGLVVGIIIIVVFRINILPAYLTARFSALENPFNYESGIGYHLANSLLAIGNGGLFGRGLGNSVMKLGYLPEPHTDFIFAIICEELGFIGALVVLILIYSIVYRALVMASRTDSYFYKLVCVGIASYIGIQAFVNLGGISGLIPLTGVPLPFISFGGSSMMSLSMAIGLLLLVGKQIKYEEARQRYYERRR, from the coding sequence ATGAACCGAATAAAAAATTTTTTTCGATATATTTTGGGTACCTCTAAATATATCGATTTTCCGTTATTACTCACTTATATTGCGCTCTGTTTAATCGGGCTCACGATGGTATATAGTGCGAGTATGGTACCTGCCACACGTGGGACACTAACTGGGGGTATTGCTGTATCTGGCACATATTTTTATATGCGCCAGCTCATCTATGTCATCGTTGGGTTTAGTATCGTTTTCTTTATGGCGTATATAATGGATATTCGTATTTTAAAAAATCGTAATGTCCAACAAGGTATGATGGCTGTCTTGCTACTCTTATTATTTGCGACACTTGTTTTCGGTAGCGAAATCAATGGTTCTAAGAGTTGGTTGAACTTAGGATTTATGAATTTACAAGCATCCGAGTTGCTCAAGGTAGGTATCATTTTATATGTCCCATATATTATTGATAGAAAATGGATACAAATACAACAGAATCCTAAAGTTGTCTACGGACCATTGTTCTTTGTAGGTTTCATCATTGTACTCGTTTTATTCCAAAAAGACGTTGGACAGACGATGCTACTTACTGCCATATTGATTTGTATTTTTATCTATACTGGAATCGGTATGAAAAATATTTTGAGATTATTATCGGCACCCTTCTTAGGTTTGGTCGTAGGGATTATCATTATTGTTGTTTTCCGAATCAATATATTACCAGCATACTTAACGGCACGCTTCAGTGCGTTAGAGAATCCGTTCAATTATGAGTCGGGTATCGGTTATCATCTGGCGAATTCATTATTGGCAATTGGGAATGGTGGATTGTTTGGTCGTGGACTCGGTAATAGTGTGATGAAGCTTGGTTACTTACCAGAGCCGCATACTGATTTTATTTTTGCGATTATTTGTGAAGAGCTTGGCTTTATCGGTGCATTAGTTGTACTGATACTGATATATTCGATTGTTTACCGTGCGCTTGTAATGGCATCTCGTACAGATTCTTATTTTTATAAGTTAGTCTGTGTTGGTATTGCAAGTTACATCGGCATACAAGCATTCGTCAACTTAGGTGGTATTTCTGGACTTATCCCATTAACAGGTGTGCCATTACCATTCATCAGTTTCGGTGGATCTTCCATGATGAGTTTGAGTATGGCGATCGGGCTACTACTTCTTGTTGGTAAACAAATTAAATATGAAGAAGCACGACAACGTTATTATGAAAGACGACGCTAA
- a CDS encoding NADH-dependent flavin oxidoreductase, translated as MNEKFAPLFQPLTFPNGKTIENRFVLAPLTHTISNEDGTVSDREVAYMSSRTKGVGLAITAASYTNVEGKAFPGQPSISKDADIEGLRRVAETIKENGATAIVQIHHGGVKSLPNLVPNGDVKGPSEVETSGWGEKTPHSAREMTGEEIYQAIEDFGRATSLAIKAGFDGVEIHGANHYLIHQFFSPYYNRRHDMWGEPLRFPVAVVDEVLRVAEEEGPENFIVGYRFSPEEAETPGITMSRTKCLVDTLIEKSLDYLHVSLGDIQSRTREGEYAGEKRISLLLDWIDGRMPLIGVGSIFNARDVMAAQETGTPLLALGRGLLFDPEFVQKIEAGRESEIIDYFDAEREDKHSLPDELWESFATEHYASPKKNER; from the coding sequence ATGAATGAGAAATTTGCACCACTGTTCCAACCATTGACATTTCCTAATGGGAAAACAATTGAGAATCGTTTCGTACTTGCGCCGTTAACGCATACGATATCAAATGAAGATGGTACGGTATCGGATAGAGAAGTGGCGTATATGTCATCTCGTACGAAAGGTGTCGGCCTTGCGATTACGGCGGCGAGTTATACGAATGTAGAAGGTAAAGCATTTCCAGGACAGCCTTCTATTTCGAAGGATGCGGATATCGAAGGCTTGCGTCGTGTTGCAGAGACGATTAAAGAGAATGGTGCAACAGCGATTGTTCAAATTCACCACGGTGGTGTGAAGTCGTTACCAAATTTAGTGCCGAACGGTGATGTGAAGGGACCAAGTGAAGTAGAAACGAGTGGTTGGGGTGAAAAAACACCGCATAGCGCACGTGAGATGACAGGAGAAGAAATCTATCAAGCAATTGAAGATTTTGGACGTGCGACATCACTCGCGATTAAGGCGGGATTTGATGGTGTTGAAATTCACGGTGCCAATCACTATTTGATCCATCAATTCTTCTCACCCTATTATAATCGCAGACATGATATGTGGGGTGAGCCATTGCGCTTCCCAGTAGCTGTTGTTGATGAAGTGCTACGTGTTGCTGAAGAAGAAGGGCCAGAAAACTTTATTGTGGGATATCGTTTCTCACCAGAAGAAGCAGAAACACCAGGTATTACAATGTCGCGTACAAAATGTTTAGTCGATACATTAATTGAAAAATCACTCGACTACTTACATGTATCTTTAGGTGATATTCAATCACGCACAAGAGAAGGGGAATATGCAGGGGAAAAACGTATTTCACTCTTGTTAGATTGGATTGATGGGCGTATGCCATTAATCGGTGTTGGATCGATATTTAATGCGAGAGACGTTATGGCTGCACAAGAAACGGGAACACCATTACTTGCGTTGGGTCGTGGACTGTTGTTTGATCCAGAATTTGTTCAAAAGATAGAAGCAGGGCGTGAATCTGAAATTATCGATTATTTTGATGCTGAAAGAGAAGATAAGCATTCACTGCCAGATGAATTATGGGAGTCATTTGCGACCGAACATTATGCATCACCGAAGAAAAACGAACGTTAA
- a CDS encoding YlaN family protein — protein MSKQHDYRTAAYDQLNQDADRILQLIKVQIDNLTLPQCPLYEEVLDTQMYGLQKEVNFAVNLGLVDQEDGKALMLRLEKELSKLHEAFLRI, from the coding sequence ATGAGCAAGCAACATGATTATAGAACTGCTGCATATGACCAATTGAACCAAGATGCAGATCGCATTTTACAACTTATCAAAGTTCAAATAGATAATTTAACGTTACCACAGTGTCCATTATACGAAGAAGTATTGGATACACAGATGTATGGTTTACAGAAGGAAGTCAATTTTGCTGTAAATCTAGGTTTAGTGGATCAGGAAGATGGCAAGGCATTAATGTTACGTCTTGAGAAGGAATTATCAAAATTACACGAAGCATTTTTACGTATATAG
- a CDS encoding pyruvate carboxylase, with translation MQRIKKILVANRGEIAIRIFRAATELGIQTVAIYSKEDMRALHRYKADEAYLVGEDLGPAESYLNIERIIQIAKEANVDAIHPGYGFLSENMQFAKRCAEEGIIFVGPELEHLDMFGDKVKARTTAIRWNLPVIPGTDGPVDNIEAAAAFAETAGYPLMIKATSGGGGKGMRIVRDASELSEAFTRAKSEAEKSFGSSEVYIEKFIDEPKHIEVQVIGDKEGNIIHLYERDCSVQRRHQKVVEVAPSVSLSEAMREEICRAAVDLMQQIKYVNAGTVEFLVSGDDYYFIEVNPRIQVEHTITEMITGVDIVKTQLLIADGELLHGDRVGLPQQADIQSMGYAIQCRITTEDPTQDFMPDTGRIVAYRSSGGFGVRLDAGDAFQGAEISPYYDSLLVKISTHAISYKEAREKMARSLQEMRIRGVKTNIPFLYNVIQHVQFASGDYSTKFLEEAPELFIIQPSRDRGTKTLEYIGNVTINGFPSVEKRPKPHFEAADVPKVKEREITQLRGTKQLLDEQGPNAVAEWVKAQDEVLITDTTFRDAHQSLLATRVRTHDLLQIAPETARVMQDNFSLELWGGATFDVAYNFLKENPWDRLKLLRKAIPNVLFQMLLRASNAVGYKNYPDNVIQKFVSESAKAGVDVFRIFDSLNWVEQMKVANEAVQEAGKISEGTICYTGDILDTTRSNVYTLEYYVDLAKTLEREGFHMLAIKDMAGLLKPRAAYELIGGLKAAVDLPIHLHTHDTSGNGILTYNQAINAGVDVIDTAVAAMSGLTSQPSSNSLYYAMSGFSRDIRMDIEGHERLSHYWDAIRPYYQDFESDMKSPHTEIYQHEMPGGQYSNLRQQAKSLGLGERFGEVKEMYRRVNLLFGDIVKVTPSSKVVGDMALYMVQNDLDEAQVLSDGHKLDFPDSVVSFFKGEIGQPVNGFNKQLQEVILKGQKALTDRPGEHLAPVDFDQLKVELQEKQQREVTEQDVVSYALYPKVYEQYMQTFERFGDVSLLDTPTFFFGMRDNETIKIEIDKGKVLVITLQTITQPDDNGMRTVFFEMNGQARRIQVKDENIQAVHLAKPKADKNNPNHIGAQMPGTVIDVKVSENDVVEAGQSLIITEAMKMETTVQAPFKGTIKSIHVQNNDAIETGDLLIEIEKLDG, from the coding sequence ATGCAACGTATAAAAAAAATCTTAGTTGCTAACCGTGGTGAAATTGCAATTCGAATTTTTAGAGCAGCAACAGAATTAGGGATTCAAACTGTCGCAATTTATTCTAAAGAAGATATGCGTGCTTTACATCGTTATAAAGCAGATGAAGCTTATTTGGTAGGAGAAGATCTTGGACCCGCTGAATCATATTTGAATATCGAACGTATTATTCAAATTGCGAAAGAAGCAAATGTAGATGCCATCCATCCAGGTTACGGTTTTTTAAGTGAAAATATGCAGTTTGCGAAACGTTGTGCAGAAGAAGGCATTATTTTTGTCGGGCCAGAACTTGAACATCTTGATATGTTTGGTGATAAGGTCAAAGCACGTACAACAGCAATACGTTGGAACTTACCAGTCATACCGGGAACAGACGGCCCCGTAGACAATATCGAAGCAGCAGCAGCTTTTGCTGAAACAGCAGGTTACCCTTTGATGATCAAAGCGACGAGTGGCGGCGGCGGTAAAGGGATGCGAATTGTTCGAGATGCTTCTGAGTTGTCCGAAGCTTTTACTCGTGCAAAATCAGAAGCGGAGAAATCTTTTGGTAGCAGTGAGGTTTACATAGAGAAGTTTATCGATGAACCGAAGCATATCGAAGTCCAAGTGATAGGGGACAAAGAGGGCAATATCATCCACCTATATGAACGTGATTGTTCTGTTCAACGACGTCATCAAAAGGTTGTTGAAGTGGCACCATCTGTGAGTTTGTCTGAAGCAATGCGTGAAGAGATTTGTCGTGCCGCTGTTGATTTAATGCAACAAATAAAATATGTCAATGCAGGAACAGTTGAATTTTTAGTATCCGGTGATGATTATTATTTCATTGAAGTAAACCCACGTATTCAAGTTGAACATACGATTACAGAAATGATTACCGGTGTTGACATCGTTAAAACACAGTTACTCATTGCTGATGGGGAACTATTACATGGTGATCGCGTCGGATTACCACAACAAGCAGATATACAATCGATGGGATATGCGATTCAATGTCGTATTACAACAGAAGACCCAACTCAGGACTTCATGCCTGATACAGGACGTATTGTTGCCTACCGTTCAAGCGGTGGTTTTGGCGTACGTCTCGATGCAGGAGATGCCTTCCAAGGTGCTGAAATTTCACCCTACTATGATTCTTTATTAGTAAAAATTTCAACGCATGCCATCAGTTACAAAGAAGCAAGAGAAAAAATGGCACGTTCACTACAAGAAATGCGTATTCGTGGCGTAAAAACGAATATTCCATTTTTATATAATGTCATTCAACATGTACAGTTTGCTTCGGGTGATTATTCAACGAAGTTTTTAGAAGAAGCACCTGAGTTATTCATCATTCAGCCTTCAAGAGACCGTGGAACGAAAACATTGGAATATATCGGCAATGTGACAATCAATGGGTTCCCAAGTGTAGAGAAACGTCCTAAACCACATTTTGAAGCTGCAGATGTGCCAAAGGTAAAAGAGAGAGAGATTACACAATTACGTGGTACGAAGCAATTGTTAGATGAACAAGGACCTAATGCTGTGGCGGAATGGGTGAAAGCGCAAGATGAAGTATTGATCACGGATACGACATTTCGTGATGCACATCAATCATTATTAGCGACACGTGTCCGTACACATGACTTGTTACAGATTGCACCAGAAACAGCACGTGTGATGCAAGATAACTTTTCACTAGAGTTATGGGGTGGTGCGACGTTTGATGTGGCATACAACTTCTTGAAAGAAAACCCCTGGGATCGACTCAAATTATTAAGAAAAGCCATTCCGAATGTACTCTTCCAAATGTTATTACGTGCATCGAATGCGGTTGGTTATAAAAACTATCCGGATAATGTCATACAGAAGTTTGTCTCAGAAAGTGCAAAAGCAGGCGTAGATGTGTTCAGAATTTTTGATTCGTTGAACTGGGTAGAACAGATGAAGGTAGCCAATGAGGCGGTACAGGAAGCGGGCAAAATATCAGAAGGAACGATTTGTTATACAGGTGATATTTTAGATACAACGCGTTCGAATGTGTATACATTAGAATATTATGTTGACTTAGCGAAAACATTGGAGCGAGAAGGCTTCCATATGCTGGCAATCAAAGATATGGCAGGTCTCTTGAAACCACGAGCTGCATACGAATTAATCGGTGGGTTAAAGGCAGCAGTGGACTTACCAATCCACTTGCATACACATGATACGAGTGGTAACGGAATATTGACATATAACCAAGCGATTAATGCAGGTGTGGATGTGATTGATACCGCTGTTGCAGCGATGTCAGGATTAACAAGTCAACCGAGCAGCAACTCGCTTTACTATGCGATGAGTGGTTTCTCCCGTGACATTCGTATGGATATTGAAGGTCACGAACGTTTATCACATTATTGGGATGCGATTCGTCCGTACTACCAAGACTTTGAAAGTGACATGAAGTCTCCACATACAGAAATCTATCAACACGAGATGCCGGGTGGACAATACTCTAACTTACGTCAACAAGCCAAAAGTCTCGGATTGGGTGAACGATTTGGCGAAGTGAAAGAGATGTATCGCCGTGTGAACTTATTGTTTGGTGATATCGTTAAAGTAACACCGTCTTCAAAAGTTGTCGGAGATATGGCACTGTACATGGTTCAAAATGATTTGGATGAAGCACAAGTACTATCTGACGGACATAAACTGGACTTCCCTGATTCAGTCGTCTCGTTCTTCAAGGGGGAAATCGGTCAACCGGTGAATGGTTTCAACAAACAATTACAAGAAGTTATTTTGAAAGGACAAAAAGCACTCACTGATCGTCCGGGTGAACATCTAGCACCTGTTGATTTTGATCAATTGAAAGTAGAACTTCAGGAAAAGCAACAGCGTGAAGTGACGGAACAAGATGTGGTGAGTTATGCACTTTATCCGAAAGTATATGAGCAATATATGCAGACATTTGAACGATTCGGAGATGTGTCACTGTTAGACACACCAACATTCTTCTTTGGCATGCGTGATAATGAGACGATTAAGATTGAAATCGACAAAGGAAAAGTATTGGTCATCACATTACAAACAATTACGCAACCTGATGATAATGGTATGCGTACAGTTTTCTTTGAAATGAATGGTCAAGCACGACGTATCCAAGTGAAAGATGAAAATATTCAAGCGGTACATCTTGCCAAACCAAAAGCAGACAAAAACAATCCGAACCATATCGGCGCACAAATGCCAGGTACGGTCATTGATGTAAAAGTGTCAGAAAATGATGTAGTTGAAGCAGGACAATCTTTAATTATTACTGAAGCGATGAAGATGGAGACAACTGTTCAAGCACCATTTAAAGGGACGATTAAATCAATACACGTCCAAAACAATGATGCTATTGAAACAGGAGATTTATTAATTGAAATAGAAAAGCTTGATGGATAG
- a CDS encoding YlaI family protein, translating into MRKVTCVICDTEVLLDENTLLSKRLKNNPIRTFMCDECKSRLDTPRQRPAQSLSTEKSHDA; encoded by the coding sequence ATGCGAAAAGTGACATGTGTCATCTGTGATACGGAGGTATTACTAGACGAAAATACCCTGTTATCAAAACGCTTGAAAAACAATCCAATTCGCACATTTATGTGTGACGAATGTAAGAGCCGCTTGGATACACCACGACAACGCCCTGCTCAATCGTTGTCTACAGAAAAAAGTCATGATGCGTAA
- the typA gene encoding translational GTPase TypA — protein sequence MTSRREDVRNIAIIAHVDHGKTTLVDELLKQSGIFRENEHVEERAMDSNDIERERGITILAKNTAIDYKGTRINILDTPGHADFGGEVERIMKMVDGVVLVVDAYEGTMPQTRFVLKKALEQNLKPVVVVNKIDKPSARPEGVVDEVLDLFIELDANDEQLEFPVVYASAVNGTASLDSDKQDENMQCLYETIMEYVPAPIDNRDEPLQFQPALLDYNDYVGRIGIGRVFRGTIKVGDSVSLLKLDGSVKNFRVTKIFGFFGLKREEIQEAYAGDLIAVSGMEDINVGETITPQDNQEALPVLRIDEPTLEMTFRVNNSPFAGREGQFVTARQIQERLDMQLETDVSLKVTPTDSPDAWTVAGRGELHLSILIENMRREGFELQVSKPQVILKDIDGELHEPFERVQAEVPEEYAGAIIESLGQRKGEMVDMVTTDNGLTRLIFNVPARGLIGYTTEFMSMTRGYGIINHTFDEFRPRIKGRLGGRRNGVLVSMDQGSASEYAILGLEDRGINFMEPGTEVYEGMIVGQNNRENDLTVNITKVKHQTNVRSATKDQTETMKKPRILSLEEALEFINDDELVEVTPENVRLRKKILNKGQREKEAKRIKQMMEENA from the coding sequence ATGACAAGTAGAAGAGAAGATGTGCGCAACATTGCGATTATTGCTCACGTAGACCATGGGAAAACAACATTGGTCGATGAATTATTAAAACAATCAGGTATTTTCCGTGAGAACGAGCATGTTGAAGAACGTGCAATGGACTCGAATGACATTGAAAGAGAACGTGGTATTACAATCTTAGCAAAAAATACTGCGATCGATTATAAAGGAACACGAATTAACATCTTAGATACACCAGGTCACGCCGACTTTGGTGGAGAAGTAGAACGTATTATGAAAATGGTGGATGGGGTTGTCCTTGTTGTTGATGCATATGAAGGCACAATGCCACAAACACGTTTCGTATTGAAAAAAGCATTGGAACAAAACTTGAAACCAGTTGTAGTTGTGAATAAGATTGACAAGCCATCTGCACGTCCAGAAGGTGTTGTTGATGAAGTATTAGACTTATTTATCGAACTTGATGCAAATGATGAGCAATTAGAATTTCCAGTTGTCTATGCATCAGCGGTAAATGGTACAGCTAGTCTTGATTCAGATAAGCAAGATGAAAACATGCAATGCTTGTATGAAACAATTATGGAATATGTACCAGCACCAATTGATAACCGTGATGAGCCTTTACAGTTCCAACCAGCATTATTAGACTATAACGATTATGTTGGACGTATTGGGATTGGTCGTGTATTCCGTGGAACGATTAAGGTTGGCGATAGCGTATCATTATTGAAGTTAGACGGTTCAGTGAAAAACTTCCGTGTAACGAAAATATTTGGTTTCTTCGGTTTAAAACGTGAAGAAATTCAAGAAGCGTATGCGGGTGACTTGATTGCTGTATCAGGTATGGAGGATATCAACGTTGGTGAAACAATCACACCACAAGATAACCAAGAAGCATTACCTGTATTGCGTATCGACGAACCAACTTTAGAGATGACATTCCGTGTCAATAACTCACCATTCGCAGGTCGTGAAGGTCAATTCGTTACAGCACGTCAAATTCAAGAGCGTTTAGATATGCAACTTGAAACAGACGTGTCACTTAAAGTTACACCAACAGATTCACCAGATGCATGGACTGTTGCAGGTCGTGGTGAATTACACTTATCGATCTTAATCGAGAATATGCGTCGTGAAGGTTTTGAATTACAAGTATCAAAACCACAAGTTATTTTGAAAGATATTGATGGAGAGTTACATGAGCCATTTGAACGTGTTCAAGCGGAAGTACCTGAAGAGTATGCAGGTGCAATTATTGAATCACTTGGCCAACGTAAAGGTGAAATGGTCGATATGGTAACAACGGATAACGGATTAACACGTTTAATCTTTAATGTGCCAGCACGTGGCTTGATTGGTTATACAACAGAATTTATGTCAATGACACGTGGTTATGGTATCATTAACCATACATTTGATGAGTTCCGTCCACGTATCAAAGGACGTCTTGGCGGTCGTCGTAACGGTGTACTTGTATCAATGGACCAAGGTAGTGCAAGCGAATATGCAATCTTAGGATTGGAAGATCGTGGTATCAACTTTATGGAACCGGGTACAGAAGTGTACGAAGGTATGATTGTTGGACAAAACAACCGTGAAAATGACTTAACAGTTAACATTACAAAAGTAAAACATCAAACAAACGTCCGTTCTGCGACAAAAGACCAAACAGAAACAATGAAAAAACCGCGTATTTTGTCTCTTGAAGAAGCACTTGAATTTATAAATGATGACGAACTTGTAGAAGTAACACCTGAAAACGTTCGTTTAAGAAAGAAAATCTTGAATAAAGGTCAACGTGAAAAAGAAGCAAAACGTATTAAGCAAATGATGGAAGAGAACGCATAA